Part of the Brevibacillus marinus genome, TCTTCGCCGATGTACTCGACATGGAACCGAACGAGAAAACGGTCGAATAAAGCACCCAGATTTTCTTCCTCCGGATATTCGTTAGACGCTCCAATTACACTCATAAGAGGGCTGGTAACGGGAGAACCATTATTGTAAAACAAACGTTCATTTATTAGGGTAAGTAAGCTGTTGAGAATGGCAGAATTGGCTTTAAAAATCTCGTCTACGAAGCCAATATGGGCTTCAGGTAGCTTGCCGGACGTATTTCGTTTATAAACTCCTTGTGCATATGCATCCAATGAGACTGGACCAAATAATTCGTCTGGTGTACTAAACTCTGTTAGTAACCATTGGAAGTAGTTTGCTCCCTGGATACATTGCGAAAGCTCCGTTGCCAGATTGCTTTTTGCTGTCCCAGGGGGACCAATTAGCAAGACATGCTGCCGGGCAAATAAGGCTACTAGCATTGCATCAATGATCGTCGCACGATCAATAAGTTTTTGGGCTAAGTATTGACGAATCGCTTGCACTTTCTGAAACATGTCTCGAATCCCCTTTCTTTATGGAAACGTAAATAGAAAAACCAACATCGAAACAAATCGATGTTGGTTTAATTTGCCTGTATGAGATCATACAAACTTATTGAACGTGGTAAGGATTCCTGTTCCCCCAGACGTTCCTTTACTTCTTCATCCAGCACTTCCTCAATGGTGGCGATCAGCTCTACATCTCGCTGAATATCACCACATTTCTTACAACGGTAAGCCGGAACATCGGTGATTACAATATCAGTTTCTTGGTTGCCGATCTTGAACGCCACAACATGAGGAAGATCAATGACTTCTATCTCACCGTCACAGAACTCACCGGATGACACGCAACTGTCCAGAGAGGGGATCTCGCCTTGGTATGATTTGACTGCCTCTCGTATGAAATCGTCAGGACTCATGTTGTATAAAGCGGATTTTAGCTTTACCATGTTCAAATCTCTCCTTGTTAATCGTAGTTCAGAGAGAGTGGATATAGAAAAGTGCTTCATGGGTTCAGCTCCTTTTCGGTTTCCTACTCCCCCATTATACGAGTGTTTCATCGCATGTTTCATCGCAAAAACAGATTTTTTGATCATATCGATCATTCCACTGTTTTTGCTTATCAACGCTCGGGTCATAAACAGTGATAACCGTCCATATCTCCGGCGTTCGCTCATGGAAACCCACTACGACGTGCATCGGACGATACTCTCTTGTTCCAGTTTTTACATAAGACATCACGAGAATTTTGACTTCCCTAAGTGGACTGTTGTAGTAACGATAGATCGGGAAACCATTTAGAATGGCTTCCCGTACGTTGGCAAAAGAAAAAGCCCGTTGCCATTGACGTATTTCAGCATGTTCAGTCAACAATAGGCGGGCTTTTTTTGCTTTAAATTGTTTTTGGAACCGGGCTAATTCAAGCTCGGCTTTTTTCAAGTATTTTTCCTGCGAGTGCCGCCAATAAGCAGCGCGACTCTCACAGATCGTGCATTCTTTAATGGAAAGGAGTGCTTCCATTACGATGGTTTCCTCTCCTTCCTTTCAAGGTTTTGAAGGATTTCTTCTAATTCCGAAATTTTTCGATTCACATGCAGCAATTGACAGACCAACGTTTCTTTCTTACGAACATGCTGCTCGATTTCCAACCGAACCAGCCGTGCGTATTTTTCTAGGTCTGTTTCATCAGTGGGTCCCAATAATATAAGATCGAATCCCAATCATTTCATCTCCTATTCGGTAATCTTATCCATTAGGACTTTTACCTGCTGTCGGATAAGATCAATGTAAGTATTCATGTTCTCCACTTCTTCCTGCAA contains:
- a CDS encoding DUF4258 domain-containing protein encodes the protein MEALLSIKECTICESRAAYWRHSQEKYLKKAELELARFQKQFKAKKARLLLTEHAEIRQWQRAFSFANVREAILNGFPIYRYYNSPLREVKILVMSYVKTGTREYRPMHVVVGFHERTPEIWTVITVYDPSVDKQKQWNDRYDQKICFCDETCDETLV